One Oceanicoccus sagamiensis genomic region harbors:
- a CDS encoding DUF805 domain-containing protein produces MNSYIDVLKKYAVFGGRSRRKEYWYFVLFNLILTIVIGVIDQATGTFDPETGMGLIGILYALVVIIPSFAVLFRRLHDTGRSAWWLLILLVPLIGFLVVLFFLCQDSEAGPNRWGEPPK; encoded by the coding sequence ATGAATAGCTATATTGATGTGTTAAAAAAGTACGCTGTCTTTGGTGGGCGCTCCCGGCGTAAAGAATATTGGTATTTTGTTTTATTTAATCTGATATTGACTATCGTTATTGGTGTTATTGATCAGGCTACCGGTACCTTTGATCCTGAAACCGGTATGGGCCTTATCGGTATCCTCTATGCCCTGGTAGTCATTATTCCTTCTTTTGCTGTGCTATTTCGCCGTTTGCATGATACGGGTCGCAGTGCCTGGTGGTTGTTAATTTTGTTGGTGCCGCTAATTGGTTTTTTGGTTGTGCTGTTCTTTTTGTGTCAGGACAGTGAGGCAGGGCCGAACCGCTGGGGAGAACCCCCTAAATAA
- a CDS encoding MFS transporter → MRTLFLVALLDSAGFGIIIPVFLFYALQLGASPDIATMFFAIYPVAIVFSSPYLGLLSDRYGRKPVLVLSMFGAALGYIVLGLASSLWLLALARLIQGAMAGNMAVAQAYIADVTNEEQRAQSMGKIGAATGLGFVIGPAVGAWLAGDSFDNSSLELAAYTSAALSLIACISMAIFLPESLDKAHRQQSRSKPLSINPFAGVPSALAKPLMLPLFICAVLFNIAGAFGEVVLPLFLKDTEVIEGPQGLMWVFLLSGLTLSIVQAKLIAPVSKRFGEYLMFIAGAGIYGLAFLVMVYTASQASLPGSVFAWCLAGVGMAFFFTGLQTVVSKRAEPHERGSVMGAFSAFGLMGRVVGPLLAGSIYASLGINMPFYLGAISLFLVVLLALATKKKSVVVN, encoded by the coding sequence ATGCGAACGCTGTTCCTCGTCGCCCTGCTGGATAGTGCAGGGTTTGGCATTATCATCCCTGTTTTTCTGTTTTATGCGCTACAACTGGGAGCTAGCCCGGATATAGCGACGATGTTCTTTGCGATCTATCCGGTTGCCATTGTTTTTTCCTCACCTTATCTCGGTTTATTAAGTGACCGCTATGGCCGTAAGCCCGTGCTGGTGCTGTCGATGTTTGGTGCTGCGCTGGGCTATATTGTGCTGGGTTTGGCCAGTTCACTCTGGTTATTAGCCCTGGCTCGGCTGATACAGGGGGCGATGGCGGGCAATATGGCCGTTGCCCAGGCCTATATCGCCGATGTCACCAACGAAGAACAGCGGGCCCAGAGCATGGGTAAGATTGGTGCGGCTACCGGTCTGGGTTTTGTCATTGGCCCTGCCGTTGGTGCCTGGCTAGCGGGGGACAGCTTTGATAATAGCAGTCTGGAACTGGCCGCTTATACCTCTGCGGCGCTTTCCTTGATTGCCTGTATTTCCATGGCAATCTTCTTGCCCGAGAGTCTCGACAAAGCGCATCGGCAACAAAGCCGCAGCAAGCCCCTTAGTATTAACCCCTTTGCCGGTGTGCCCAGCGCTCTGGCCAAACCATTAATGCTACCGCTATTTATCTGCGCGGTGCTGTTTAACATTGCCGGTGCCTTTGGTGAAGTGGTACTGCCACTGTTTTTAAAAGACACTGAGGTGATCGAGGGGCCGCAGGGTTTAATGTGGGTGTTTTTACTGTCTGGCTTAACCCTCTCTATTGTGCAGGCAAAACTGATAGCGCCAGTCAGCAAACGCTTTGGAGAATACTTGATGTTTATTGCCGGGGCCGGTATTTATGGTCTGGCCTTTTTGGTGATGGTCTATACCGCTTCTCAGGCGTCTTTACCCGGTTCGGTCTTTGCCTGGTGTCTGGCGGGCGTGGGCATGGCGTTTTTCTTTACCGGTTTACAAACAGTGGTTTCCAAGCGTGCCGAGCCCCATGAACGAGGCAGTGTTATGGGCGCTTTTTCTGCCTTTGGTCTAATGGGGCGAGTTGTGGGGCCTTTATTAGCAGGGAGTATTTACGCATCACTGGGTATAAATATGCCGTTTTATCTGGGGGCGATATCATTGTTCCTGGTAGTATTACTGGCACTGGCTACTAAAAAGAAATCGGTTGTGGTGAACTAG
- a CDS encoding AraC family transcriptional regulator → MESTQLTVPAHFVNTMLTIAADRDCNVDELLEDIGVKASDIEAGASISVLQYGELHHHIIELVQDEWFGLLSGGPVPKGAIRLLCQSIVHCKDLQHAINRAGDFFELCRGFKVKPIIELDGDYVYFKGSKLDCVEQQEFDQLIKTTSPSTVRSTLSAWHGFYSWLIGKYVPIEDIYYNFSDDTNKPATNVKEKYRHHYDQAFIGHRFHKKYLSYPIVQNENSVEDFMRKAPYYGLIKKHPNEGLAPYVKSLLAKSIGEDFPNATEVADFFNMSVTTLHRRLGQEDCSFQQLKNESRMEAAIHYLNCPDISTTAISDLLSFENPSTFYRSFKKWTGLPPGEYRKQLLDKNALQESA, encoded by the coding sequence ATGGAAAGTACACAACTTACAGTCCCAGCCCATTTTGTCAATACCATGCTGACCATCGCCGCCGACCGCGATTGCAATGTGGATGAGCTATTGGAGGATATCGGGGTTAAAGCCAGTGATATTGAAGCGGGCGCCTCGATTTCAGTCTTGCAATACGGCGAACTTCACCACCATATTATTGAACTGGTCCAGGATGAATGGTTCGGTCTGTTAAGTGGCGGCCCAGTCCCCAAAGGCGCAATCCGCCTGCTATGCCAAAGCATTGTCCACTGCAAAGACTTACAACACGCCATTAATAGAGCCGGTGACTTTTTTGAGTTATGCCGCGGCTTTAAAGTGAAGCCGATAATTGAGCTGGATGGTGACTATGTGTATTTTAAAGGCAGCAAACTGGACTGTGTAGAACAGCAGGAATTTGACCAACTGATTAAAACCACCTCCCCCAGCACAGTTCGCTCCACCCTTTCCGCATGGCATGGTTTTTACAGTTGGCTAATCGGCAAGTATGTGCCCATTGAAGATATCTATTACAACTTTAGCGACGACACCAATAAACCGGCCACCAATGTCAAAGAAAAATACCGTCACCACTACGACCAGGCCTTTATTGGCCACCGTTTCCATAAAAAATATCTCAGCTATCCCATTGTACAAAATGAAAATAGTGTTGAAGATTTTATGCGCAAAGCCCCCTATTACGGCTTAATCAAAAAGCATCCCAATGAAGGCCTGGCGCCCTATGTAAAATCTTTATTAGCCAAAAGCATTGGCGAAGACTTCCCTAACGCAACAGAAGTGGCTGACTTTTTTAATATGTCCGTGACCACCTTGCACCGCCGGCTTGGCCAGGAAGACTGTAGCTTTCAGCAACTAAAAAATGAATCGCGGATGGAGGCAGCTATCCACTATCTCAATTGCCCGGATATCAGCACCACCGCAATTTCTGACTTATTAAGTTTTGAAAACCCCAGTACCTTTTACCGCTCCTTTAAAAAGTGGACCGGCCTGCCGCCCGGTGAATACCGCAAACAGCTATTAGATAAAAACGCCCTGCAAGAATCCGCATAA